A region from the Sandaracinus amylolyticus genome encodes:
- a CDS encoding GNAT family N-acetyltransferase, with the protein MQIRGITKTDYDHVVSVLDRWWGGPSREQAHPIFFYELGEHALIADDEGEVIGFLLGFLAPSAGGDVPHTAYVHLVGIHPEHRRRGVGKRLYEVFVDRARQAGARRVKAITNVGNEGSIEFHRALGFSVVEDHDYAGPNRTRVVFTKEL; encoded by the coding sequence ATGCAGATCCGGGGGATCACGAAGACGGACTACGACCACGTCGTGTCGGTCCTCGATCGTTGGTGGGGCGGCCCATCGCGCGAGCAGGCGCACCCGATCTTCTTCTACGAGCTCGGCGAGCACGCGCTGATCGCGGACGACGAGGGCGAGGTCATCGGCTTCCTGCTCGGGTTCCTCGCGCCGAGCGCGGGCGGCGACGTGCCGCACACCGCGTACGTGCACCTCGTCGGCATCCATCCCGAGCACCGTCGTCGCGGCGTGGGCAAGCGCCTCTACGAAGTGTTCGTCGACCGCGCGCGCCAGGCGGGCGCCCGGCGCGTGAAGGCGATCACGAACGTGGGCAACGAGGGCTCGATCGAGTTCCACCGCGCGCTGGGCTTCTCGGTGGTCGAAGATCACGACTACGCGGGCCCGAACCGCACGCGCGTCGTGTTCACGAAAGAGCTCTGA
- a CDS encoding TIGR02266 family protein, with protein MSDRARRKELRKAGVAAARDARAVLAEAIALLDAEVASTELGRAIAQRVTVAVAALYRAEIGEPEAVRDRLVDAATVLGDALGALHAPGATTLLDRAGPLVARSLATIHPARAELERALREVPPSQTPPSAAPSSRAGSSDAKERRTAPRVRIEGAIGAQSGATFVAGEASDLSTGGLFVATGDPLPIGTELTLGLLLPDGHRVVVDAVVSWVRGPHDGRAEGMGVRFLRVSREDAAAISRHAE; from the coding sequence TTGAGCGATCGAGCGCGGCGCAAGGAGCTCCGGAAGGCCGGTGTCGCGGCAGCCCGTGACGCCCGCGCCGTGCTCGCCGAGGCCATCGCGCTGCTCGACGCCGAGGTCGCGTCCACCGAGCTCGGCCGCGCGATCGCGCAGCGCGTGACCGTCGCGGTCGCCGCGCTCTATCGCGCGGAGATCGGCGAGCCCGAGGCGGTGCGCGATCGACTCGTCGACGCCGCGACGGTGCTCGGCGACGCGCTCGGAGCGCTGCACGCGCCGGGCGCGACGACGCTGCTCGATCGCGCCGGCCCGCTGGTCGCGCGCAGCCTCGCGACCATCCATCCGGCGCGCGCCGAGCTCGAGCGTGCGCTGCGCGAGGTGCCGCCGAGCCAGACGCCGCCCTCGGCCGCGCCATCGTCGCGCGCCGGATCGAGCGACGCGAAGGAGCGCCGCACCGCGCCGCGCGTGCGCATCGAGGGCGCGATCGGCGCGCAGAGCGGCGCGACGTTCGTCGCGGGCGAGGCGAGCGATCTCTCGACCGGTGGGCTCTTCGTCGCGACCGGCGATCCACTTCCGATCGGCACCGAGCTCACGCTCGGGCTCCTGCTGCCCGACGGGCATCGCGTGGTGGTCGACGCGGTCGTGAGCTGGGTGCGCGGTCCGCACGACGGACGCGCCGAGGGCATGGGCGTGCGCTTCCTGCGCGTGTCGCGCGAGGACGCGGCCGCGATCTCGCGCCACGCCGAGTAG